In the Limanda limanda chromosome 10, fLimLim1.1, whole genome shotgun sequence genome, one interval contains:
- the LOC133012261 gene encoding terminal nucleotidyltransferase 5C-like has product MSETKTSQRFQSLNAEQVEVLHQVLSEVVPIHGRGNFPTLELRPRDIIIAVRTRLQKQGITVRDVRLNGSTASHVLVRDNGTSYKDLDIIFGVELPSQEEFQVIKESVLGCLLDCLPAGVNRERISSSTMKEAYVQKMVKVFNDNDRWSLISLSNNSGKNLELKFVSVLRRQFEFSVDSFQIILDRLLESYMQQDSSSTPLSFSPTVLAESMYGDFKAAMDHLHYRLIATRNPEEIRGGGLLKYSNLLVRDYRPASETQIKTLERYMCSRFFIDFPDVQEQQRKILSYLKNHFIGEERSKYQYLMTLRRVVDDSTVCLMGHERRQTLNMITVLALKVLGEQNIIPNTDHVTCFYQPAPYLAEHSAPYLAEPSYCSYYIPQGGSTLLYQPYPLHLHTQTGLV; this is encoded by the exons ATGTCTGAAACCAAAACCAGCCAGCGGTTCCAAAGCCTGAATGCCGAGCAGGTCGAAGTTCTCCATCAGGTCCTGTCCGAGGTGGTCCCCATCCACGGACGCGGCAACTTCCCCACGCTGGAGCTGCGTCCTCGAGACATCATCATAGCCGTAAGGACCAGGCTGCAGAAGCAGGGGATCACTGTGAGAGATGTGCGCCTGAACGGCTCCACGGCCAGCCACGTCCTCGTCCGAGACAACGGGACAAGCTACAAAGACCTGGACATCATCTTTGGAGTGGAGCTGCCCAGTCAGGAGGAGTTCCAG GTTATTAAAGAGTCCGTGCTGGGCTGCTTGCTGGACTGCCTGCCTGCCGGCGTCAACAGGGAGCGGATAAGCAGCTCGACGATGAAGGAGGCCTACGTCCAAAAAATGGTGAAGGTCTTTAATGACAATGACCGCTGGAGCCTCATCTCCCTCTCAAACAACAGCGGCAAAAACCTGGAGCTCAAATTCGTTAGCGTGTTGCGGAGGCAGTTTGAGTTCAGTGTTGACTCCTTCCAGATCATTCTGGATCGCCTCCTGGAGTCCTACATGCAGCAGGA CTCGAGCTCCACGCCCCTGAGTTTCAGCCCAAC GGTCCTGGCAGAGAGCATGTACGGTGACTTCAAAGCAGCCATGGACCACCTGCACTACCGCCTAATCGCCACCAGGAACCCAGAGGAGATTCGGGGTGGTGGTTTGTTAAAATACAGCAACCTGTTGGTCAGGGACTACCGACCGGCCAGCGAGACTCAGATAAAGACTCTGGAGCGCTACATGTGCTCACGCTTCTTCATCGATTTCCCTGAtgtgcaggagcagcagagaaagaTCCTATCCTACTTGAAGAACCACTTCATCGGCGAGGAGAGGAGCAAGTACCAGTACCTGATGACGCTGCGTCGCGTGGTGGACGACAGCACGGTGTGTCTGATGGGACACGAGAGGCGTCAGACACTGAATATGATCACAGTGCTGGCGCTGAAGGTTCTAGGAGAGCAGAACATAATTCCCAACACAGACCATGTGACATGCTTCTACCAGCCTGCCCCGTACCTTGCAGAGCACAGTGCCCCCTATCTCGCAGAACCCAGCTACTGCAGCTATTACATACCCCAAGGGGGATCAACTCTGCTTTACCAACCTTACCCCttacacctgcacacacaaactggACTAGTGtaa